From one Mycobacterium colombiense CECT 3035 genomic stretch:
- a CDS encoding DUF2867 domain-containing protein codes for MPEQVRCLVTGATGYIGGRLVPRLLDEGHHVRALARNPDKLAEVPWRRRAEVARGDLGDVDSLTAAFDGIDVVYYLVHSMGTSKDFVAEETRAARNVVTAARRAGVRRIVYLSGLHPENRDLSPHLASRKAVGDALIDSGIETVVLQAGVVVGSGSASFEMIRHLTDRLPVMTTPKWVHNKIQPIAVRDVLYYLAAAASLSKTPVPTSRTWDIGGPDVLEYGDMMRVYADVAGLGKRYLIVLPFLTPTIASLWVGTVTPIPPGLARPLIESLECDAVMRNSDIDGIIEPPPGGLTGYRRAVELALARAARGVPEPTWSSLQSEPAEALPTDPDWAGEIVYSDVRTATTAAEPANVWKAAEDVVNSRAAGWKVEERAAGTLLRLRSTGRAPGREWLEIAVTGQNGRGTRYTQRSTFLPRGIPGRVYWFFVRPVRTAAMRALAREVVGSAGVRRRTSEAAPEP; via the coding sequence GGAGCGACCGGCTACATCGGCGGGCGCCTGGTGCCCCGACTGCTGGACGAGGGCCATCACGTTCGGGCGTTGGCCCGCAACCCCGACAAGCTCGCGGAGGTGCCCTGGCGGCGGCGGGCGGAGGTGGCTCGCGGTGACCTGGGTGACGTCGACTCGCTGACCGCAGCGTTCGACGGCATCGACGTGGTGTACTACCTCGTCCACTCGATGGGCACCTCAAAGGATTTCGTCGCCGAGGAAACCCGCGCCGCCCGCAACGTCGTCACGGCCGCCCGGCGCGCGGGGGTGCGACGGATCGTGTACCTGAGTGGGCTGCATCCCGAAAACCGGGATCTCTCACCGCATCTCGCGTCGCGCAAGGCCGTCGGGGACGCGCTGATCGACTCCGGCATCGAGACGGTGGTGTTGCAGGCCGGGGTGGTCGTCGGCTCGGGGTCCGCGTCGTTCGAAATGATCCGGCACCTCACCGACCGGTTGCCGGTCATGACCACGCCCAAATGGGTGCACAACAAGATTCAGCCGATCGCGGTGCGCGACGTGCTCTACTACCTGGCCGCGGCGGCCTCCCTTTCGAAGACCCCGGTCCCGACCTCGCGCACCTGGGACATCGGCGGGCCCGACGTGCTCGAATACGGCGACATGATGCGGGTCTACGCCGACGTGGCGGGCCTGGGCAAGCGCTACCTCATCGTGCTGCCGTTCTTGACCCCGACGATCGCCAGCCTGTGGGTCGGGACCGTCACGCCGATCCCCCCGGGCCTGGCGCGCCCACTCATCGAATCGCTGGAATGCGATGCGGTGATGCGCAATTCGGACATCGACGGCATCATCGAACCGCCCCCCGGCGGGCTCACCGGCTACCGGCGGGCCGTCGAACTCGCGCTCGCGCGCGCCGCTCGTGGTGTCCCCGAACCCACGTGGTCCTCGCTACAGTCCGAACCGGCCGAGGCGCTGCCCACAGACCCGGACTGGGCGGGCGAGATCGTCTACAGCGACGTGCGCACCGCCACGACCGCCGCCGAACCCGCGAACGTCTGGAAGGCGGCCGAGGACGTGGTGAACTCACGGGCGGCCGGCTGGAAGGTCGAGGAGCGCGCGGCGGGAACCCTGTTGCGGCTGCGCTCCACCGGGCGAGCGCCGGGGCGGGAGTGGCTCGAGATAGCGGTCACCGGCCAGAACGGCCGCGGCACCCGCTACACCCAGCGGTCCACCTTTCTGCCGAGGGGCATCCCGGGCCGGGTGTACTGGTTCTTCGTGCGGCCGGTGCGCACCGCCGCCATGCGGGCGCTGGCCCGCGAGGTCGTCGGTTCGGCGGGCGTCAGACGCCGAACATCGGAGGCAGCGCCAGAACCATGA
- a CDS encoding CPBP family intramembrane glutamic endopeptidase, with protein MTQSTSSPYRTGVFSEVRRAATNVAVPHNEPPAVVRRRRVIVAITVVLGAAVLGLSLRRHPGDASFYWLTLALAGVWTAGAVISGPLHLGGICWRGRNQRPVITGTGIGLLLGGVFVVGGLIARQITPVAELITRVLLYAHHGWYPVIVAITLINGVAEEVFFRGALYTALGRYHPLVISTVLYTCATLASGNPMLGFAAIILGTVCAFERRATGGVLAPVLTHLVWGLIMVLALPPMFGV; from the coding sequence ATGACCCAGTCGACCAGTAGTCCCTACCGCACCGGCGTCTTCTCCGAAGTACGCCGTGCGGCCACCAATGTTGCTGTGCCCCATAATGAACCGCCCGCCGTCGTGCGGCGCCGACGGGTCATCGTGGCCATCACCGTGGTCCTCGGTGCCGCGGTGCTCGGGCTCTCGTTGCGGCGCCATCCGGGGGATGCGAGCTTCTACTGGCTGACCCTGGCGCTGGCGGGGGTGTGGACCGCCGGAGCGGTGATCTCCGGGCCGCTGCACCTGGGCGGCATCTGTTGGCGGGGACGCAACCAGCGGCCGGTGATCACCGGCACCGGCATCGGCCTCCTGCTCGGCGGGGTCTTCGTGGTAGGCGGCCTGATCGCCCGGCAGATCACGCCCGTGGCGGAACTGATCACCCGGGTGCTGCTCTACGCCCACCACGGCTGGTATCCGGTGATCGTGGCGATCACGCTGATCAACGGCGTCGCCGAGGAAGTGTTCTTTCGCGGCGCGCTCTACACCGCCCTGGGCCGCTACCACCCCCTCGTGATTTCAACGGTCCTCTACACGTGCGCGACGCTGGCCAGCGGCAACCCGATGCTCGGCTTCGCCGCGATCATTTTGGGCACGGTGTGTGCGTTCGAGCGGCGGGCCACCGGCGGTGTCCTGGCGCCGGTGCTCACTCACCTGGTGTGGGGGCTGATCATGGTTCTGGCGCTGCCTCCGATGTTCGGCGTCTGA
- a CDS encoding NAD(P)H-binding protein has translation MRALVTGATGYVGSRLVTKLLADQHEVVAATRNPERLKRFGWFHDVTPVELDAADPASLAAALAGAGPVDVAYYLVHAIGQPGFRDADKSAAANFAAAARDAEVPRIVYLGGFVPAAEDLSEHLTSRAEVAEALTVPGGPELVWLGAAIIIGAGSTSFEMMRYVGDRFPLIPIPCWMDNPIDPISIRDVLHYLVAAADRDLVPAGAYDIAGPDTTTYRNLLKAYARVSGRWHTGLPVGRVDTSLASLITGVALPVPPGLAGDLVESLDHPMVASASGLRDRVPDPPGGLLGIDECLTLAVAGRSTHRPRPVNALADPHHLANTDPAWAGGDALRIRRLARRVTPSIVRPTLGLVNRVPGPVAGAVRTGLDILIALTPKVRPA, from the coding sequence ATGCGGGCTCTGGTTACCGGTGCCACCGGTTACGTGGGATCACGCCTGGTCACCAAGCTGCTGGCCGATCAGCACGAGGTGGTGGCGGCGACTCGAAACCCGGAGCGCCTCAAGCGTTTCGGCTGGTTTCACGACGTCACGCCCGTCGAATTGGACGCGGCCGACCCCGCGTCGCTGGCCGCCGCGCTCGCCGGCGCCGGCCCCGTTGACGTGGCGTATTACCTGGTGCACGCGATCGGTCAGCCCGGTTTCCGCGACGCCGACAAGAGCGCCGCGGCGAACTTCGCGGCCGCGGCCCGCGATGCCGAGGTGCCGCGCATCGTCTACCTGGGCGGCTTCGTGCCCGCCGCCGAAGACCTGTCCGAGCACCTGACGAGCCGGGCCGAGGTGGCCGAGGCGCTCACCGTCCCGGGCGGCCCCGAACTGGTGTGGCTGGGCGCGGCGATCATCATCGGCGCCGGGTCGACGTCGTTCGAGATGATGCGCTACGTCGGCGACCGCTTCCCGCTGATCCCGATCCCGTGCTGGATGGACAACCCGATCGACCCGATCTCCATCCGCGACGTCCTGCACTACCTCGTCGCCGCGGCCGATCGCGACCTGGTGCCGGCCGGGGCGTACGACATCGCCGGCCCGGACACCACGACCTACCGGAACCTGCTCAAGGCGTATGCGCGGGTCTCGGGTCGCTGGCACACCGGCCTGCCGGTCGGCAGGGTCGACACCTCGCTGGCGTCGTTGATCACGGGCGTCGCGCTGCCGGTGCCGCCGGGGCTGGCGGGTGACCTGGTCGAATCGCTGGACCACCCGATGGTGGCGTCGGCCAGCGGCCTGCGCGATCGGGTTCCCGATCCGCCCGGCGGCCTGCTGGGCATCGACGAGTGCCTGACCCTGGCCGTGGCCGGCCGGTCCACGCACCGGCCGCGGCCCGTCAACGCGCTGGCCGATCCGCACCACCTCGCCAACACCGATCCCGCCTGGGCCGGCGGCGACGCGCTGCGCATCCGCCGGCTCGCCCGGCGGGTCACCCCCTCCATCGTGCGGCCGACCCTGGGTCTGGTGAACAGGGTCCCCGGACCGGTGGCCGGAGCGGTACGCACCGGCCTCGACATCCTGATCGCCCTGACCCCGAAGGTGCGTCCAGCATGA